The genomic interval TCTGGTGTGCGGAGGGGATTGGAGTTGGTGGCAGGCGTGGGGCTATTCCCTGCTGATTGTTACCATCGGCCTGGGGGGGCGCATCTGGGCGGAACGGCGGCATCCGGGGTTGTTGGCCGAACGACAAAATATGGAGAAGGTCCAAAGTGCGAAAGCCTGGGACAAAGTACTTGCACCGTTGATGGCGCTGAGTGTGAGTTTTCCACTGGTCATTGTGGCCGGGCTGGATCATCGCTTTGGCTGGTCACCCGCATTTCCACTGTGGCTCAACGGTCTCGGCTTACTCTTGATCTTGTTCGGATATGCTTTCGCTGCCTGGGCATTTATAGAGAACCGCTTTTTCTCCAGTGTGGTGCGTATTCAGATGGATCGAGGGCATGTGGTGTGTGACAGTGGCCCCTATCGGTTTTTGCGGCATCCGGGCTATGCTGGAAACATCTTTCCACTGTTGGGCATTGTACTGGCCTTAAGTTCGATGTGGACACTTATTCCGGCGGCGGTGGCGCTTTTCATCACGGTGATTAGAACGGTGCTTGAAGACCGGACTCTACTCGACGAGTTACCGGGCTACAGCGACTATGCCCGACATGTGCGATATCGATTGATTCCGGGGATTTACTGAAGGGGCTAATCTGTTGACACGATTCTTATTTCCTGTTGAAGGTCCAATGAATACTATGGTGAATCTTGAAAGAAAGAATATATTGGGAACTTGTCTTTCTATCCTTGAGGCTTTCACGGAATCACGGCATAGAGCCTCGCTTCCATGGAAGCCTGTCGTTTGGTCCTGTACACTGTGCTGAGTAGATTGTCGTCAAAAAAACCTGGTGATAGTCGTGGTAGGCGAATCCGGAGGTAACCCTTGAAAGCCATCGTACACATGAAATATGGACTGCCAGATGTTCTTCAGCTCACGGATGTGGAGACTCCAGTTCCCCTGGATGACGAAGTCTTGGTCGAAGTTCATGCCGCTTCCGTCAATGCTTTGGACTGGCATATGCTTACCGCGGATGTGTTCCTGATCCGCCTGATGGGCAAGGGACTGATAAAACCCAGTAAGACAACACTTGGCGCTGACATCTCGGGGAGGGTTGTCGCGGTTGGCAAGGAGGTCAGGCGGTTCCAGCCGGGTGACCCGGTGTTTGGAACCGCAAAGAGCGGCAGTGGTGGTTTTGCCGAGTATGTATGTGCTCGCGAAGAAACCCTGCAGCTGAAACCATCCAGCATCTCTTTCGAAGAAGCGGCTGCCGTTCCGCTGGCAGCGCTCAAAGCCCTGCAGGGCCTTCGCGATAAAGGACAGATTGCACCAGGAAAAAAAGTGCTGATTCATGGGGCCTCCGGAGGGGTAGGTACATTTGCCGTCCAGATTGCCAGGTCGTTTGGAGCGGAAGTCACGGCTGTGTGCAGTTCAAGAAATCTTGAGATCGCTCGCTCCATCGGCGCCGACCATGTTATCGATTACACCCTTGACGATTTCACCAGGAGCGGAGAACTCTATGATCTTATTTTTGTCGCCAACGGCGACCGTTCCATCCATGAATACAAGCGATCGCTTAAGCCCGAGGGCATTTGCGTCCTGGCAGGAGGAGGAAATATCTCCATGGTCTCACTCCTGGCAGGAGTGCTCCTGCAGCTGTGGGTTTCAAAAATCGAGGGCAGGAAGATTGGTTCCTTTATGGCCCATATCAACCAGGAGGACTTGACCTGCGTGAAGGAGCTTCTCGAGTCGGGAAAAATCAAGCCGGTCATCGATCGACGGTGTCCGCTAAGTGAGACTGCAGAAGCTCTCCGATATCTTGGAGATGGGCACGCAAAAGGAAAAGTCGTCATAACCGTGAGACATGAAAGTGAGGCCGATCATTCCGGGGATGATTCACGTCATCAATGACCCCAGGATTAATGAAACAGAGCGATTGATTCCAAGTTTGACACTGAAATAACGCGGCGCTACACTTCTGTCATGGGCAGGAAAATAAGAGCAATAATGAATACTAGTTATCGTGTCGCCGGAATTCTGTTACTTTTGTGTGCCCATGCGGCCTGGAGTCAGGATTCGGAACAGACAGTAAAACGGGATAAACACCAGAGCCCCCGCCTGATAGTGCACCTGAGCGACCAGGATGTGCTGCTGCCTATCACGTCCATCGAATGGGGAGAACCGGACCGCTGGTCTATCTCCTCGCGCTACACGCACATGTTCGAGAAAAATCGGGATAATAAGACATGGTTGAACAATCTCAGCATCACGCTGAGTCCAGGCATTGCCGGCGGGCGTTTTGCTATTGGCTATCAAAGCATATATGATCCAAAATCCAATTCGGATTTTGTGATTCTCAGCGAAGCCCGTGCCGTACTCCTGCGGACCTGGGAAAATCCGCTTTCCAGCGAACCCAATCGCACCTTTGTCGGAGTAGAAATCCGAAGCAGCCTGTCGGGTATGATCAATGTCGGGGTCGGGTATTACAGACAGATCACCGACTCGAGCGGACCCGATGACAACTTCTATGGAGTCCACGTCGGCTTTGGGATTTAGCACGTAATTGTAATATCAGGAAACACAATACCTATTTGACACTGACATACTGCGGCGCTACACTTCTGCCATGGGAAGGATAATGAGAGAAAAAAGTGATAAATAGATATCGTGTCACCGGAATCCCGATAATCTTGCAGTTGAAGAAAATCCTGATATTCATTCCCATTATGCTGATCCTGTGTGATCCGCAAGGATGCAGTGCTTCAGAGAACAGGGAAACGAGTGACAGGTTTATCCCCGGTTCCTGCACGATATTCGCTGTAAGCTTTGGTGGGTCGGTCTTTTTCGGTAATAACGAAGACTGGATTAACCCTCTGACGTACTGCTGGGTTGAACCTCCGGGCACGGACAAATACGGAGTTCTGTGTTTTGGATTCGACAACTTGTACCCACAGGGTGGAATCAATGAAAAGGGGCTCGCATTCGATGCCAACGCCCTTCCCGTAATCACCATGAAGAAGAACCAGGATGGGATCAAACCCTATCATGCGATTGTAAATACCATCCTCATGCAGAAGTGCGCTACCGTCAGCGAGGCGATTGAGACTGCTAAACGCTACGACTGGAGTCAGTGCTATGGCGGAAAGCTTGACGGACAATTTCTCCTGGCGGACGCCCTGGGTGATGCGGTCGTGATCAGTGCCGATACTTCTGGTGAATTAGTGTTTACAAGGAAGGTGGAAGGCAATGGCTACCTGGTGTCTACCAACTTTAATCGTGCCTGTCCCGAGAACAGATATGGCAGATACCCCTGCAATAGATATGATACGACGGTAAAAATGTTGAAAGCGATCGACAGTGACCGTGATCTTACTTTAGATTATCTGGCATCTATATTGAATGCGGTCCACGTGGAAGGCAGGAAACTCAACACCCTTTACTCGAATATATTCGACCTAAAAAACGGTGTGGCATATTTATACTTTTGGCACCAATTCGACAGTCCGGTCACTTTTGATGTGCCTGAAACCATTGCTCGAGGGTTGGAACCCACGCAGATCAAAACCCTTTTCCCGGCAGGAATAGTTGACCAGGCTGCCGCCGAATTCAGGAGTTATAAAAGAAAGCGAATATTCATCCTGGCTGGCTGGGTGGTTCTGTTAATCAGTATTGCAGCTTTCATTATTGTCCGAAAGCTCCGCCGTGATCATAAAACTGGATAATTCTGTGGACAGTATACGTAATTATTGGACTTTAATTCAAGGAAATCTAATGATTGATTTCAGGTCTGACACTGTCATACCTCGGCGCTACACTTTTCATTTGCGAATAAATAAATAGAAAAAATAGTGATATATAGGATATATGTCACCGGAATTCCAGGAGAGGTGACAGGTTGTGAAATGGAGATATAATAGGATCCGAATACCCAGTGTTGGGTGCTCTTCACAAAGAGGTGAGCCAGTGAAAAACAGAATGGGTGAAAAAATAGGTTGGGCAGCGGGTTGGACCGGCGGCTTCATCTGGGTTCTCGTACTCTCTATGGTTTTTCTTTTCCAAGGGAAAATAGAACAAGGGATATTGGGAATGGTCCTGGTTGGCGCTGCGGTGTTTATAATTTTCCATTTCTCGCCATGGCGCTTTGTTTCAACGCATTATTGGAAGCTAATGCTCGCCCCATACGGAATATTCTTCCTGTCTATCGCCTGGGCCATATGGTCCTACGGTGACCTTGGCGCAATCGGATTGAATTTGTGGAATCTACTGTGGCTCATTCCAATGCTGACGCCATTTGGGGTTTTGAGCAAAAGGAAATGGACAGATTCCACCACCCAACAAAGCGTTCCAGAGGACGCGGCGCCGCCGCGCCGCTGAATTTTGTAATTCCGGGGACAGTATACGTAATTATTGAGCTCAAGCAAAAAAACATTACAATTGATTTCGGGTTTGACACTGAAATACCCAGGCGCTACACTTTTCCCATGAGAGGGAATACGTTGAACAAAATGATCTATAGGTATCATGTCACCGGAATTCTAAGACTGCCCTTGTTTTCAGATTAACAATGAACTCTCATATTCGTTGGCTTAGAATCAGTTTCATCGCAGGTGCAATCGCAGATGCCCTTGTTGGTATCCTCATTCTCGTTCCATCGGAAATGGGTGAAGTAGAGTTTACCTATCCCATGGGTCTGGCTGCGGCTCTAATGTTTGGTTGGACTATTCTTCTATTGTGGGGTTTTCAAAAACCATATGAGCGCAAAGGTCTTCTTCTTATCACTATTTTCCCTGTCATTACAGGTCTGGTCACTGCTGGCTTTTACATGGTAGCTGCAGGCAAGTTCACTTTTCTTAAAATACTCCCTTCCACTATTCTTGGTGTGGTATTGATCATTCTCATGGGTTATTCCTACTATAAAGCATATTTCTCTTCCTAGGACGCTATACTTTGCGGGAGATTCGATCATACTATCGCAGCGGCCGCTCAACTCGGGCGTTAGACGTCACAAGAAAGGAGTAAGCAGAATGACACGCACAACGAATGCAAGGATTGCGGGATTCACCTTTCTTGCTTACATTGCGGCAACGATTGGCAGTATGGTTATTGTTTCTCGAGCGACCAGCGGCGAAAGCATAGAAGCGAAAATGGCCTCTATCCTG from Thermoanaerobaculia bacterium carries:
- a CDS encoding isoprenylcysteine carboxylmethyltransferase family protein — encoded protein: LVCGGDWSWWQAWGYSLLIVTIGLGGRIWAERRHPGLLAERQNMEKVQSAKAWDKVLAPLMALSVSFPLVIVAGLDHRFGWSPAFPLWLNGLGLLLILFGYAFAAWAFIENRFFSSVVRIQMDRGHVVCDSGPYRFLRHPGYAGNIFPLLGIVLALSSMWTLIPAAVALFITVIRTVLEDRTLLDELPGYSDYARHVRYRLIPGIY
- a CDS encoding carcinine hydrolase/isopenicillin-N N-acyltransferase family protein, with translation MKKILIFIPIMLILCDPQGCSASENRETSDRFIPGSCTIFAVSFGGSVFFGNNEDWINPLTYCWVEPPGTDKYGVLCFGFDNLYPQGGINEKGLAFDANALPVITMKKNQDGIKPYHAIVNTILMQKCATVSEAIETAKRYDWSQCYGGKLDGQFLLADALGDAVVISADTSGELVFTRKVEGNGYLVSTNFNRACPENRYGRYPCNRYDTTVKMLKAIDSDRDLTLDYLASILNAVHVEGRKLNTLYSNIFDLKNGVAYLYFWHQFDSPVTFDVPETIARGLEPTQIKTLFPAGIVDQAAAEFRSYKRKRIFILAGWVVLLISIAAFIIVRKLRRDHKTG
- a CDS encoding NAD(P)-dependent alcohol dehydrogenase → MKAIVHMKYGLPDVLQLTDVETPVPLDDEVLVEVHAASVNALDWHMLTADVFLIRLMGKGLIKPSKTTLGADISGRVVAVGKEVRRFQPGDPVFGTAKSGSGGFAEYVCAREETLQLKPSSISFEEAAAVPLAALKALQGLRDKGQIAPGKKVLIHGASGGVGTFAVQIARSFGAEVTAVCSSRNLEIARSIGADHVIDYTLDDFTRSGELYDLIFVANGDRSIHEYKRSLKPEGICVLAGGGNISMVSLLAGVLLQLWVSKIEGRKIGSFMAHINQEDLTCVKELLESGKIKPVIDRRCPLSETAEALRYLGDGHAKGKVVITVRHESEADHSGDDSRHQ